Proteins from one Drosophila gunungcola strain Sukarami chromosome 3R, Dgunungcola_SK_2, whole genome shotgun sequence genomic window:
- the LOC128265657 gene encoding uncharacterized protein LOC128265657, whose translation MDWYVGTEWEDKSRGLAKKVLDVQFTEMEKPTTVSTVEFSVNNKCANLGGRPSKYLSSDESSKYPQLHSLEMGTSLTAVDCYVELLLQQLVPGETAACSITSKTGEIIEFELKLERIVKNTQVEKLDAAQIYKVALRLKESGVATFKTFPKFAFDYFVRAAKLLITYKPFNQLTKKTNGINGQEVETLFIQIQTNLAACLLQEKRYEHVIYHTQFVETEEGPSEKGIYRRALAYYHLKEFAKAQATIERLPNYEEKREFSKLRDNIAASWKDSNAHYKEVVQRMFS comes from the coding sequence ATGGACTGGTACGTGGGCACAGAGTGGGAGGACAAGAGCCGAGGTCTGGCCAAGAAGGTACTGGACGTTCAGTTTACCGAAATGGAAAAACCTACGACAGTCAGCACGGTGGAGTTCAGTGTCAACAATAAGTGCGCCAACTTGGGCGGACGACCTAGCAAGTACTTGTCCAGCGACGAGTCCTCAAAGTATCCCCAACTACACAGCTTGGAAATGGGCACCAGTCTGACCGCAGTGGACTGTTATGTAGAGCTCCTCCTGCAGCAACTTGTTCCCGGCGAAACGGCAGCTTGCAGCATCACAAGCAAAACCGGCGAAATAATTGAGTTTGAACTAAAGCTGGAGAGGATTGTGAAGAACACGCAAGTGGAGAAGCTGGACGCTGCTCAGATCTACAAGGTGGCACTGCGCCTCAAGGAGAGCGGCGTGGCCACCTTCAAAACGTTCCCGAAATTTGCCTTTGATTACTTTGTGCGGGCCGCCAAGCTGCTGATCACCTACAAACCCTTCAACCAACTGACCAAGAAGACGAATGGCATCAACGGTCAAGAGGTGGAGACGCTTTTCATCCAGATACAGACCAACTTGGCGGCCTGTCTGCTGCAGGAGAAGCGCTACGAGCACGTCATCTACCACACGCAGTTCGTGGAGACGGAGGAGGGTCCCAGCGAGAAGGGCATCTACCGGCGGGCGCTGGCCTACTACCACCTGAAAGAGTTCGCCAAGGCGCAGGCTACGATCGAGCGGTTGCCCAACTACGAGGAGAAGCGAGAGTTCAGCAAACTGCGCGACAACATAGCGGCCAGCTGGAAGGATAGTAACGCCCATTACAAGGAGGTGGTGCAGCGCATGTTCAGCTAG
- the LOC128265642 gene encoding protein Peter pan isoform X1, producing the protein MGGKKKVHPKTRTAAFKASEPSEIVEAPHSFVIHRGLTCPYITDLTLDFRRIMEPFTASNLREKRMNRIKDFVSLSSFFHVSHMGIFNKASTQLSFKVVRLPRGPSLTFKVHQFTLSRDVISLSKKQMIDNDHFKHAPLVIMNNFSGDGKHLKLMATTFQNMFPSINLAQVNIGTIRRCVLFSYNPETKLVEMRHYSVQVVPVGLKRAVQKIVKGTVPNLGKCNEVVDFVTKDGYASESEAEDDEQSHVVLAQTLKSKGNLEDNKSSIKLHEIGPRLTLQLIKIEEGLLTGEVLYHDHVVKTEDEKETTRKLVEKKRKQKEQRKKEQAENRARNLKLKKDEKWAAKRAAEGRNDSDPEDDAEYYKEEVGEDPDEELFKMEEKSSRKRPNLTGGMKYKNKRAKLDPKDKDNKLERRDKFDRKDKFDRKDKFDRKDRKNKFDHKNKKDKFDPKNRRAKFDHKKSRKSK; encoded by the exons atGGGCGGCAAAAAGAAAGTGCATCCAAAGACGCGTACGGCGGCCTTTAAGGCCAGCGAGCCGAGTGAAATTGTGGAGGCGCCGCACTCCTTCGTCATCCACCGCGGCCTGACCTGTCCGTACATTACGGATCTCACCCTGGACTTCCGCCGCATCATGGAGCCCTTCACGGCCAGCAACTTGCGCGAGAAGCGGATGAACCGCATCAAGGACTTTGTCAGCCTGAGCAGCTTCTTCCACGTCTCGCACATGGGCATCTTCAACAAGGCCTCCACACAGCTGTCCTTCAAAGTGGTTCGTCTGCCGCGCGGTCCTTCCCTGACTTTCAAG GTCCACCAATTCACCCTGTCCAGGGATGTGATCTCGTTGAGCAAAAAGCAGATGATCGACAACGACCACTTCAAGCACGCTCCTTTGGTCATCATGAACAACTTCAGTGGCGATGGCAAGCACCTGAAGCTGATGGCCACCACGTTCCAAAACATGTTCCCCTCCATCAACCTGGCCCAGGTGAACATAGGCACCATCCGTCGCTGTGTCCTCTTCTCGTACAATCCGGAAACGAAGCTAGTCGAGATGCGACACTACTCCGTGCAGGTGGTGCCCGTGGGTTTGAAGCGAGCGGTCCAGAAGATAGTCAAAGGCACAGTACCCAATCTGGGCAAGTGCAACGAAGTGGTGGATTTTGTGACAAA AGATGGCTATGCCTCCGAATCAGAGGCCGAGGACGACGAACAGTCACATGTGGTCCTGGCGCAAACGCTCAAAAGCAAGGGCAACCTGGAGGACAACAAGAGTTCCATCAAGCTGCACGAGATCGGACCGCGCCTAACCTTGCAGCTCATCAAAATAGAGGAGGGCCTCCTGACCGGCGAAGTTCTTTACCACGACCATGTGGTCAAGACGGAGGACGAGAAGGAAACCACGCGCAAGCTCGTGGAAAAGAAGCGAAAGCAGAAGGAGCAACGTAAGAAGGAACAGGCCGAGAATCGGGCTCGCAATCTGAAACTTAAGAAAGACGAAAAGTGGGCAGCCAAGCGCGCGGCGGAGGGACGCAATGACAGCGATCCCGAGGACGATGCGGAGTACTACAAAGAGGAAGTGGGCGAGGATCCAGATGAAG AACTCTTCAAAATGGAAGAAAAGTCCTCTCGCAAGAGACCCAACCTGACCGGTGGCATGAAATACAAGAACAAGCGAGCTAAGCTGGATCCCAAAGACAAGGATAACAAGCTTGAACGCAGGGATAAGTTTGACCGCAAGGATAAGTTTGACCGCAAGGACAAGTTTGACCGAAAGGACAGGAAGAACAAGTTCgaccataaaaacaaaaaggacaAGTTTGACCCCAAGAATAGGAGGGCCAAGTTCGACCACAAAAAGAGTAGGAAATCAAAGTAG
- the LOC128265642 gene encoding protein Peter pan isoform X2, whose translation MGGKKKVHPKTRTAAFKASEPSEIVEAPHSFVIHRGLTCPYITDLTLDFRRIMEPFTASNLREKRMNRIKDFVSLSSFFHVSHMGIFNKASTQLSFKVVRLPRGPSLTFKVHQFTLSRDVISLSKKQMIDNDHFKHAPLVIMNNFSGDGKHLKLMATTFQNMFPSINLAQVNIGTIRRCVLFSYNPETKLVEMRHYSVQVVPVGLKRAVQKIVKGTVPNLGKCNEVVDFVTKWLCLRIRGRGRRTVTCGPGANAQKQGQPGGQQEFHQAARDRTAPNLAAHQNRGGPPDRRSSLPRPCGQDGGREGNHAQARGKEAKAEGAT comes from the exons atGGGCGGCAAAAAGAAAGTGCATCCAAAGACGCGTACGGCGGCCTTTAAGGCCAGCGAGCCGAGTGAAATTGTGGAGGCGCCGCACTCCTTCGTCATCCACCGCGGCCTGACCTGTCCGTACATTACGGATCTCACCCTGGACTTCCGCCGCATCATGGAGCCCTTCACGGCCAGCAACTTGCGCGAGAAGCGGATGAACCGCATCAAGGACTTTGTCAGCCTGAGCAGCTTCTTCCACGTCTCGCACATGGGCATCTTCAACAAGGCCTCCACACAGCTGTCCTTCAAAGTGGTTCGTCTGCCGCGCGGTCCTTCCCTGACTTTCAAG GTCCACCAATTCACCCTGTCCAGGGATGTGATCTCGTTGAGCAAAAAGCAGATGATCGACAACGACCACTTCAAGCACGCTCCTTTGGTCATCATGAACAACTTCAGTGGCGATGGCAAGCACCTGAAGCTGATGGCCACCACGTTCCAAAACATGTTCCCCTCCATCAACCTGGCCCAGGTGAACATAGGCACCATCCGTCGCTGTGTCCTCTTCTCGTACAATCCGGAAACGAAGCTAGTCGAGATGCGACACTACTCCGTGCAGGTGGTGCCCGTGGGTTTGAAGCGAGCGGTCCAGAAGATAGTCAAAGGCACAGTACCCAATCTGGGCAAGTGCAACGAAGTGGTGGATTTTGTGACAAA ATGGCTATGCCTCCGAATCAGAGGCCGAGGACGACGAACAGTCACATGTGGTCCTGGCGCAAACGCTCAAAAGCAAGGGCAACCTGGAGGACAACAAGAGTTCCATCAAGCTGCACGAGATCGGACCGCGCCTAACCTTGCAGCTCATCAAAATAGAGGAGGGCCTCCTGACCGGCGAAGTTCTTTACCACGACCATGTGGTCAAGACGGAGGACGAGAAGGAAACCACGCGCAAGCTCGTGGAAAAGAAGCGAAAGCAGAAGGAGCAACGTAA
- the LOC128259609 gene encoding ras-related protein Rab-11A, with protein MGAREDEYDYLFKVVLIGDSGVGKSNLLSRFTRNEFNLESKSTIGVEFATRSIEVDGKTIKAQIWDTAGQERYRAITSAYYRGAVGALLVYDIAKHLTYENVERWLRELRDHADQNIVIMLVGNKSDLRHLRSVPTDEAKLFAERNGLSFIETSALDSTNVETAFQNILTEIYRIVSQKQIRDPPEGDVIRPSNVEPIDVKPTVTADVRKQCCQ; from the exons TTGTCCTTATCGGTGACTCGGGTGTTGGTAAAAGTAACTTGCTCTCACGTTTCACGCgcaatgaatttaatttggagTCCAAGTCGACGATTGGCGTTGAGTTTGCAACGCGCAGCATAGAG GTCGatggaaaaacaattaaagcgCAAATCTGGGATACGGCCGGCCAGGAGCGTTATCGAGCCATCACCTCTGCCTACTATCGCGGTGCCGTGGGAGCCCTGCTCGTTTATGACATTGCCAAGCATTTGACTTACGAGAACGTGGAGCGGTGGCTGCGGGAGCTGCGCGACCACGCGGACCAGAACATCGTCATTATGCTGGTGGGCAACAAGTCCGACTTGAGGCATTTGCGATCCGTGCCCACGGACGAGGCGAAACTGTTTGCCGAGCGCAACGGCTTGAGTTTCATAGAAACCTCGGCCCTAGACTCGACGAACGTTGAAACGGCATTCCAAAACATACTCACAG aGATCTATCGCATTGTGTCGCAGAAACAGATCAGAGATCCGCCGGAAGGTGATGTCATTCGTCCGTCGAATGTGGAGCCCATCGACGTAAAGCCGACGGTTACCGCTGATGTGCGCAAGCAGTGCTGTCAGTGA